A region from the Gemmatimonadaceae bacterium genome encodes:
- a CDS encoding cupin domain-containing protein, which produces MRAALMASDESDSRGGLFRAARDNNAQFVLNRRTTASALELHCFWDDILVIRSGLGVLRHGRKVKGLVRYGAGEWRASSLVGASEITLASHDVLRVPAGEAHSISPLGAAPLVYLVVKVRAFEERACGSLPKRGA; this is translated from the coding sequence ATGCGCGCAGCCCTCATGGCGAGCGACGAGTCCGACTCTCGAGGCGGGCTGTTCCGGGCCGCACGCGACAACAATGCGCAGTTCGTTCTCAATCGTCGGACCACCGCGAGCGCGCTCGAGCTCCATTGCTTCTGGGATGACATCCTCGTGATACGCAGCGGCCTTGGCGTGCTGCGGCACGGTCGAAAGGTCAAGGGTCTCGTCCGATACGGTGCGGGTGAATGGCGCGCCTCGTCTCTCGTGGGCGCAAGCGAAATCACGCTGGCGTCACACGACGTGCTGCGTGTTCCGGCCGGGGAAGCCCACTCCATTTCGCCACTCGGTGCGGCTCCGCTGGTATACCTTGTTGTCAAGGTCCGGGCGTTCGAGGAGCGCGCATGCGGCAGCCTGCCCAAGCGGGGCGCCTAG
- a CDS encoding DUF480 domain-containing protein, producing the protein MSTWTMQRGDLMDPLTDVQVRVLGALIEKALATPDYYPLSLNALTVACNQSSNRDPVVHYEESEVLAAIDGLRRRSLVRAIQRVDSRVMKYQHLLAEAWNLEAGELALLGVLALRGAQTGAELRTRTARLHAFADGEAVDQALHNLAEREGSPLVRRLDRRAGQKEARYTHLLAGEPLLPHAVQPPAVAIPAMHVTDAISQRRSIRKFAERPLTRSELEPLLEAAVLAPNHKLTQPWRYYVLGPVARRRYGLALGDRKARKLPDADAAAAVREKTAAEYEAFPALIAVAMVQSDSPEQREEDYAAVMQAVALMMLVAVERGLGTHVRSGAVMEDPAARAAVGVRDGERIVAILSVGVPAETPGPRTRPAASEFTTWVGL; encoded by the coding sequence ATGTCTACATGGACTATGCAGCGTGGTGACCTGATGGACCCACTCACCGACGTGCAGGTACGCGTGCTCGGTGCGCTAATCGAAAAAGCGCTCGCCACGCCCGACTACTACCCGCTCTCCCTCAACGCACTCACCGTTGCGTGCAACCAGTCATCCAACCGTGATCCCGTCGTGCACTACGAGGAAAGCGAGGTGCTGGCCGCGATCGACGGACTGCGGCGGCGCTCACTCGTCCGCGCGATCCAGAGGGTCGACTCGCGCGTGATGAAGTACCAGCACCTGCTCGCCGAGGCGTGGAACCTCGAGGCGGGCGAGCTGGCGCTGCTGGGCGTGCTCGCGCTGCGTGGTGCGCAGACAGGAGCCGAGCTGCGCACGCGCACGGCGCGTCTCCACGCGTTTGCCGACGGGGAGGCCGTCGATCAGGCCCTGCACAACCTCGCGGAACGTGAAGGTTCGCCGCTCGTCAGGCGCCTCGATCGTCGTGCAGGGCAGAAGGAGGCGCGCTACACACACCTCCTCGCCGGAGAGCCGCTGCTCCCGCACGCGGTGCAACCGCCAGCCGTGGCCATTCCCGCAATGCACGTCACCGATGCCATCTCGCAGCGCCGTTCGATCCGAAAGTTTGCCGAGCGGCCCCTCACGCGATCGGAACTCGAGCCGCTCCTCGAGGCGGCTGTCCTCGCGCCCAACCACAAGCTGACGCAGCCGTGGCGCTACTACGTCCTCGGGCCGGTGGCCCGTCGGCGCTATGGTCTCGCGCTCGGCGACCGCAAGGCCCGCAAGCTGCCGGACGCGGACGCTGCCGCGGCCGTAAGGGAAAAGACCGCGGCGGAGTACGAAGCGTTTCCCGCGCTCATCGCCGTCGCGATGGTGCAGAGCGACAGTCCGGAGCAGCGGGAGGAGGACTACGCCGCCGTGATGCAGGCGGTCGCCCTCATGATGCTCGTGGCGGTCGAACGCGGACTGGGCACGCACGTGCGCTCGGGAGCGGTGATGGAAGACCCCGCCGCGCGTGCGGCCGTCGGCGTCCGGGACGGAGAGCGCATCGTCGCGATACTCAGCGTGGGAGTCCCGGCCGAAACACCGGGGCCAAGAACGCGTCCGGCAGCGAGCGAGTTCACGACCTGGGTGGGGCTATAG
- a CDS encoding dicarboxylate/amino acid:cation symporter — MSFLRRISFTQWIVISMVLGIVIGIFWPEFAVSLKPLSTIFLRLIKSLIVPLLFSTLVVGIAGHGDDLKAVGRLAFRSIVYFEIVTTLALAVGLLAVNLIKPGEGVGLESVTAEAGEQFAGRQQTFSGVIEHTFPQSFFEAAAANEVLQIVVFAIIFAIALARTPAKPRSTMLGVLDALAEVMFKYTSLVMALAPFGILGAIAVTVGQSGIGVLKSLSLLVLSLYGALVVFVLFVLVPVAMVARIPILEFVRAVKEPWLVAFTTASSEAALPRAMQVMETFGVPKRIVAFVMPTGYSFNLDGSTLYLALASVFVAQAAGVDMPISQQLLMMLTLMLTSKGVAAVPRASLVILSGTLATFGLPLQGVAVILGVDALMDMARTSVNLLGNCLASAVMARWEGSFRTEAPSEGATTAPLSAH; from the coding sequence ATGTCGTTCCTGCGACGGATTTCGTTCACGCAATGGATTGTCATCTCGATGGTGCTCGGCATCGTCATCGGCATCTTCTGGCCCGAGTTCGCGGTTTCGCTCAAGCCGCTGTCGACCATCTTCCTTCGGCTGATCAAGTCGCTCATCGTGCCGCTGCTGTTCAGCACGCTCGTGGTCGGGATCGCCGGGCATGGTGACGACCTCAAGGCGGTCGGTCGGCTCGCGTTCCGCTCGATCGTGTACTTCGAGATCGTGACCACGCTGGCGCTGGCCGTCGGGTTGCTCGCGGTGAACCTGATCAAGCCGGGGGAGGGCGTGGGGCTCGAGTCGGTGACCGCGGAAGCCGGCGAGCAGTTCGCGGGCCGCCAGCAGACATTCTCCGGCGTGATCGAACACACGTTCCCGCAGAGCTTCTTCGAGGCCGCGGCCGCCAACGAAGTGCTGCAGATCGTGGTGTTCGCGATCATCTTTGCCATTGCCCTGGCGCGCACGCCGGCCAAGCCGCGCAGCACCATGCTCGGCGTGCTCGACGCGCTGGCCGAGGTGATGTTCAAGTACACGAGCCTGGTGATGGCGCTGGCGCCGTTCGGCATCCTCGGCGCCATTGCGGTGACCGTCGGCCAGAGCGGCATCGGCGTGCTCAAGAGCCTGAGCCTGCTCGTCCTGTCACTCTACGGAGCGCTGGTCGTGTTCGTGCTCTTCGTATTGGTGCCGGTGGCGATGGTTGCCCGCATTCCCATCCTGGAGTTTGTGCGAGCGGTGAAGGAGCCGTGGCTGGTGGCGTTTACCACCGCGTCCTCCGAGGCCGCGCTTCCGCGCGCGATGCAGGTCATGGAGACGTTTGGCGTTCCCAAGCGCATCGTGGCCTTCGTGATGCCCACCGGCTATTCGTTCAACCTCGATGGGTCCACGCTGTACCTCGCGCTGGCATCGGTGTTCGTCGCGCAGGCGGCGGGCGTGGACATGCCCATCTCGCAGCAGCTCCTGATGATGCTGACGCTCATGCTGACGTCGAAGGGGGTGGCGGCGGTGCCGCGGGCCTCGCTCGTGATCCTGTCCGGCACGCTGGCGACGTTTGGGCTCCCGTTGCAGGGCGTGGCCGTGATCCTGGGCGTGGACGCGCTCATGGACATGGCACGCACCTCGGTGAACCTGCTCGGGAACTGCCTCGCGTCGGCCGTCATGGCACGCTGGGAAGGGTCGTTCCGCACCGAAGCGCCGAGCGAAGGAGCGACGACGGCGCCGTTGTCGGCACACTGA
- a CDS encoding AAA family ATPase, translating to MLIIGLTGRNAAGKTTAGEMLGARGFTYLSLSDAIREEAKRRGLSAERENLIALGNELRERHGPGALGDLTVARMQPDRNYVVDSIRHPAEVAALRKAGSFTLFHVFAALESRFARAQARNREGDGRTLQEFIRQEEREFASSNVAAQQLLETERLANRVIENHGTLDEFAERVASALRDVEVSSARPTWDRYFMDIARQVAARSNCMKRQVAAVIVADRRIISTGYNGTPRGVKNCNEGGCPRCNGFSESGKNLEECLCSHGEENAIVQASYHGIAIRDATLYTTYSPCLLCSKMIINAGIRKVVYNESYPLNETATRMLREAGVDLVRLSV from the coding sequence ATGCTCATCATTGGACTGACCGGCCGAAATGCCGCTGGCAAGACCACCGCCGGGGAAATGCTCGGCGCCAGGGGATTCACCTATCTCTCGCTGTCCGATGCGATTCGCGAGGAGGCGAAGCGGCGCGGACTCTCGGCGGAGCGCGAGAACCTGATCGCGCTCGGCAACGAGTTGCGCGAGCGCCACGGCCCCGGCGCGCTCGGTGATCTGACGGTGGCGCGCATGCAGCCGGATCGGAACTATGTCGTCGACAGCATCCGCCACCCGGCTGAAGTCGCCGCCCTTCGGAAGGCGGGCTCGTTTACGCTCTTCCACGTCTTTGCGGCCCTCGAATCACGATTCGCCCGGGCGCAGGCGCGAAATCGCGAAGGCGACGGCCGAACGCTGCAGGAGTTCATCCGCCAGGAGGAGCGCGAGTTCGCGAGCAGCAACGTGGCCGCACAGCAGTTGCTCGAGACGGAGCGGCTGGCCAATCGGGTCATCGAGAATCACGGGACGCTGGACGAGTTCGCCGAGCGCGTCGCGAGCGCGCTGCGCGACGTGGAGGTGTCGTCCGCCCGCCCGACGTGGGACCGCTACTTCATGGACATCGCCCGTCAGGTCGCCGCGCGCAGCAACTGCATGAAGCGCCAGGTCGCGGCCGTGATCGTGGCCGACCGGCGGATCATCAGCACGGGCTACAACGGCACGCCCCGCGGGGTGAAGAACTGCAACGAAGGCGGCTGCCCACGGTGCAACGGCTTCAGCGAGAGCGGCAAGAACCTGGAGGAGTGCCTCTGCTCGCACGGGGAGGAGAACGCGATCGTCCAGGCGTCGTACCACGGCATCGCCATCCGCGATGCCACGCTCTACACGACGTACTCCCCGTGCCTGCTCTGCAGCAAGATGATCATCAACGCCGGCATCAGGAAGGTTGTCTACAATGAGTCGTATCCACTCAACGAGACGGCCACGCGGATGCTCAGGGAGGCGGGCGTCGACCTCGTCAGACTGAGCGTCTGA
- a CDS encoding GNAT family N-acetyltransferase, with product MESDSTEVIKVTTPDQVEVVRALCLEYGAALVAHAGSDEVLRAQGFAEEVAALPGAYASPRGVLLLALVNGDAAGCVAIRPSGEGAVELKRLFVRPAFRGQSLGRRLVIEAIEAASRLGARRLRLDTLPFMRSAVRLYRSLGFEEIPAYEPNPTPGARFFELTLEPEQPQATLERYAPGDAAHFERLNREWLEEYFRVEDKDRRYFADPEGTILKTGGAIFFVREGARTVGTCALIRDPDGRFELAKMAVQYDCRGKGYGQWLVTAALAYAREQGATQVYLLSDEKLADALRLYERMGFVRKPIPGATGYARGDVYMDYAAW from the coding sequence ATGGAGTCCGACTCGACCGAAGTCATCAAGGTGACGACGCCCGACCAGGTCGAGGTCGTGCGCGCGCTATGCCTGGAATACGGGGCGGCGCTTGTGGCGCATGCAGGGAGTGATGAGGTACTCCGGGCGCAGGGCTTTGCCGAGGAGGTCGCAGCCCTGCCGGGGGCATATGCGTCGCCGCGAGGGGTGCTGCTTCTCGCACTGGTGAATGGCGACGCCGCCGGCTGCGTGGCGATCCGGCCGTCGGGCGAAGGTGCCGTGGAACTCAAGCGACTGTTCGTGCGACCGGCGTTTCGCGGGCAGTCGCTGGGCCGGCGACTGGTCATCGAGGCCATCGAGGCCGCGTCGCGGCTCGGGGCGCGTCGCCTGCGGCTCGACACGCTGCCCTTCATGCGGAGTGCGGTGCGGCTCTATCGCTCGCTCGGCTTCGAGGAGATTCCGGCGTACGAGCCCAACCCGACCCCGGGTGCGCGCTTCTTCGAGTTGACGCTCGAGCCAGAGCAACCGCAAGCTACGCTCGAGCGCTACGCGCCAGGCGACGCCGCGCATTTCGAGCGATTGAATCGGGAGTGGCTGGAGGAGTACTTCCGGGTCGAGGACAAGGATCGTCGCTACTTTGCCGATCCGGAGGGCACGATCCTGAAGACCGGGGGAGCGATCTTCTTCGTGCGCGAGGGGGCACGTACCGTGGGCACGTGCGCATTGATCCGCGATCCGGATGGTCGATTCGAACTCGCCAAGATGGCCGTACAATACGATTGCCGCGGCAAGGGCTACGGACAGTGGCTCGTGACCGCTGCGCTGGCGTATGCGCGGGAACAGGGTGCCACGCAGGTCTACCTCCTCTCCGACGAAAAGCTGGCTGACGCGCTGCGGCTCTACGAACGGATGGGGTTCGTTCGCAAACCGATCCCCGGCGCCACGGGGTACGCCAGGGGCGATGTCTACATGGACTATGCAGCGTGGTGA